One genomic region from Salinicola endophyticus encodes:
- the mtgA gene encoding monofunctional biosynthetic peptidoglycan transglycosylase, which produces MQTGWPRKLLRYFLIAIAAFVGLSVFFVLVFRFVPVFGSMVMVERKVGAWLHGDNLEIRQQWTPWSRLSDNAKLAVMAGEDQRFPDHWGFDTDQIRRALTSWSDGGDLRGASTISQQTARNLFLWTGRSWVRKGLEAWFTLLLEALWPKQRILEVYLNIAEWDTGVFGLQAAAEHYFGTSAANLSVSQASRLAAILPNPRDWSASRPSPYVLQRAAWIQRQMRQLGGTAFLKRIE; this is translated from the coding sequence ATGCAGACAGGCTGGCCCCGCAAACTGTTGCGCTACTTCTTGATCGCCATTGCCGCTTTCGTCGGCCTGTCGGTGTTCTTCGTCCTGGTGTTCCGCTTCGTGCCGGTATTCGGCTCGATGGTGATGGTCGAGCGCAAGGTGGGGGCCTGGCTCCATGGTGACAATCTCGAGATCCGGCAGCAGTGGACACCCTGGTCGCGACTCTCCGACAACGCCAAGCTGGCAGTGATGGCGGGCGAGGATCAGCGCTTCCCCGATCACTGGGGCTTCGATACCGACCAGATTCGCCGCGCGCTCACCTCGTGGTCGGATGGCGGCGATCTGCGCGGCGCCAGCACCATCAGCCAGCAGACCGCACGCAACCTGTTCCTGTGGACCGGACGCAGCTGGGTGCGCAAGGGGCTGGAGGCGTGGTTCACGCTGTTGCTCGAGGCGCTGTGGCCCAAGCAGCGCATTCTCGAGGTCTATCTCAATATCGCCGAATGGGACACCGGAGTGTTCGGCCTGCAAGCCGCCGCCGAGCACTACTTCGGCACCTCCGCGGCCAATCTGAGCGTCTCCCAGGCCAGTCGGCTGGCGGCGATCCTGCCCAACCCGCGCGACTGGAGCGCCTCGCGGCCCTCGCCCTACGTGCTCCAGCGTGCGGCCTGGATCCAGCGTCAGATGCGCCAGCTAGGGGGCACTGCCTTCCTTAAGCGGATCGAGTGA
- a CDS encoding ABC transporter substrate-binding protein, with protein MRRLTLPHYCLTLTTLGLLAAGPAHADLDQVRFGVSPWPGVTVKTEIAAQLLDAMGYRTEQKELAVGVILNGLANGQLDAYLGNWYPVQQEMTEPLLESGRLAHAAANISNATSGLVVPSYVHEAGVDSVADLDRYRDRFGGKIQGIEAGTGINDAILKAIAEDKAGLGDWQLQESSTAAMLAYAGQKIADHEWVTFVGWEPHWMNVNYDLYYLKDADDSGVADIVSTVWTLVPGDLEQQDANLYRFFSQYRVDIADQNDWVYQYSHEERPADEVASEWIQSHEATVAQWLEGVTAKNGKPAIEEVRAEFAN; from the coding sequence ATGCGAAGACTCACGCTGCCGCACTACTGCCTGACGCTCACCACGCTCGGCCTGCTCGCCGCCGGCCCGGCGCACGCCGATCTCGACCAGGTGCGTTTCGGCGTTTCGCCCTGGCCCGGGGTCACGGTCAAGACCGAGATCGCCGCTCAACTGCTCGACGCCATGGGCTACCGCACCGAGCAGAAGGAGCTGGCGGTGGGGGTCATCCTCAACGGACTAGCCAACGGTCAGCTGGATGCCTACCTGGGCAACTGGTACCCGGTGCAGCAGGAGATGACCGAGCCGCTGCTCGAGTCGGGACGTCTGGCCCACGCCGCGGCCAATATCAGCAACGCCACCTCGGGGCTGGTGGTGCCGTCCTACGTGCACGAGGCGGGGGTCGACAGCGTGGCCGATCTCGACCGCTACCGCGATCGCTTCGGTGGCAAGATCCAGGGCATCGAAGCGGGCACCGGCATCAACGACGCCATCTTGAAGGCGATCGCCGAGGACAAGGCCGGGCTCGGCGACTGGCAGCTGCAGGAGAGCTCCACCGCGGCGATGCTGGCCTATGCCGGGCAGAAGATCGCCGACCACGAGTGGGTGACGTTCGTCGGCTGGGAGCCGCACTGGATGAACGTCAACTACGACCTCTACTACCTGAAGGATGCCGACGACAGCGGGGTCGCCGATATCGTCAGCACGGTGTGGACCCTGGTCCCGGGGGACCTCGAGCAGCAGGACGCCAATCTCTATCGCTTCTTCTCCCAGTACCGGGTCGACATCGCCGACCAGAACGACTGGGTCTACCAGTACAGCCACGAAGAGCGCCCCGCGGACGAGGTTGCCAGCGAATGGATCCAGAGCCATGAGGCGACCGTGGCCCAGTGGCTCGAGGGCGTCACCGCCAAGAATGGCAAGCCGGCGATCGAGGAGGTCAGGGCTGAGTTCGCGAACTGA
- a CDS encoding alpha/beta hydrolase fold domain-containing protein, whose translation MSIDAFIRRLERLDAEPDAPLAERRAAYERLHRERRPPDPAGLRFEDTRIAGVPVRRFTPRGAQSGCVVYLHGGGWNLGSATSHHGITADLAARLGREVVSVVYRRVPEASYTAALADCVAVVNACAPLAVVGDSAGGRLAIDVAHDGWQGVLGLIYPVVGAPTAETLGDDAPLLSRAEILALWQSVSAEVPAIPAERAPTPAIEVLAVARDPLTRPLEAAVAAWRHAGAEVGYRCAPGMVHSALHGHAELPAMREAWQAFCGALAAHLI comes from the coding sequence ATGTCGATCGACGCCTTCATCCGCCGCCTCGAGCGCCTGGATGCCGAGCCCGACGCCCCGCTCGCCGAACGCCGCGCGGCCTACGAGCGTCTGCACCGCGAGCGGCGGCCGCCCGACCCGGCGGGCCTGCGGTTCGAGGATACGCGAATTGCGGGGGTGCCCGTGCGCCGCTTCACGCCACGCGGCGCGCAGAGCGGCTGCGTGGTCTATCTGCATGGCGGCGGCTGGAACCTGGGGTCGGCGACGAGCCATCACGGCATCACTGCCGATCTGGCCGCGCGTCTCGGCCGCGAGGTGGTGAGCGTGGTTTATCGCCGCGTGCCCGAGGCGAGTTATACCGCGGCGTTGGCCGACTGTGTGGCGGTGGTCAACGCCTGCGCGCCGCTGGCAGTGGTCGGCGACAGCGCCGGCGGGCGCCTGGCGATCGATGTTGCCCATGACGGCTGGCAAGGGGTGCTGGGGCTGATCTATCCGGTGGTGGGCGCGCCCACCGCAGAGACGCTGGGCGACGACGCCCCGCTGCTGTCGCGCGCGGAGATCCTGGCGCTATGGCAAAGCGTATCCGCCGAGGTGCCGGCGATCCCCGCAGAGCGAGCGCCGACGCCCGCCATCGAGGTGCTGGCGGTGGCACGCGATCCGCTCACCCGCCCGCTGGAAGCGGCGGTTGCAGCGTGGCGCCATGCCGGCGCCGAGGTGGGCTATCGCTGCGCACCCGGCATGGTCCACTCGGCGCTGCACGGCCACGCCGAGCTGCCGGCGATGCGCGAAGCCTGGCAGGCGTTCTGCGGTGCCCTGGCTGCGCACCTCATCTGA